A genomic segment from Clostridium pasteurianum BC1 encodes:
- a CDS encoding ABC transporter ATP-binding protein → MNSNLVRLFKYIAKYKVYMFMALICALISNVLIAFIPFIVGKGINNIIGKGSVDFSNLLKVIIILGIVYIISALFTWIFTIIANIVAFNTVRDIRNQAFSKIGTLPLKYFDGNAHGDIMSRLTNDIDSISDGLFQGITQFYPGIITITSSIILMLALSVKITIIIIVMTPLCFLVASFITGRTNKMFKEQQKTVGELNGYIEEIIGNQKVVKAFGYEKRSEKKFNEINKRLYKCGQQAQFYSSLTNPGTRYVNNITYALVGIVGGLLSVLSGLSVGTISSFLTYSTQFSQPINNVTSVATQLQAALASCERVFSVIDEMPEVSDAENTKEITKCNGNISFDNVSFSYTSEVPLINDFSAGIKEGSTIAIVGPTGAGKTTMVNLLMRFYDINKGKIFIDGTDIYEIKRDNLRSLFGMVLQDTWLFEGTIRDNIAYGKENATQSEIEAAAKAAYIDSFIEKLPEGYDTIITESGSNLSEGQKQLLTIARVMIIDPPMLILDEATSSVDTRTELKIQSAFLSMMKGRTSFVIAHRLSTIRDADVILVMNNGEIIERGNHEELLERGGFYAKLYESQFKNAEEAI, encoded by the coding sequence ATGAACAGTAATTTAGTAAGATTATTTAAATACATTGCAAAGTATAAAGTATATATGTTTATGGCCCTTATATGTGCACTTATCAGTAATGTTTTAATAGCTTTTATTCCTTTTATTGTAGGAAAGGGAATAAATAATATTATAGGAAAAGGAAGTGTAGATTTTAGTAATCTTTTAAAAGTTATAATTATTTTAGGTATAGTATATATAATCAGTGCCTTATTTACATGGATATTTACGATTATAGCTAATATTGTGGCTTTTAATACTGTTAGGGATATAAGAAACCAGGCCTTTAGTAAAATTGGTACGCTGCCACTTAAATATTTTGATGGAAATGCACACGGAGATATAATGAGCAGACTTACCAATGATATAGATTCTATTTCAGATGGTCTATTTCAAGGAATAACTCAATTTTATCCTGGAATTATAACTATAACAAGCTCAATTATATTGATGCTGGCATTAAGTGTAAAAATAACTATAATAATTATAGTTATGACACCTTTGTGTTTTTTAGTAGCTTCATTTATTACTGGGAGAACAAATAAAATGTTTAAAGAACAGCAAAAAACTGTTGGAGAATTAAATGGCTATATTGAAGAGATTATTGGAAATCAAAAGGTAGTTAAGGCCTTCGGTTATGAAAAGAGATCAGAGAAAAAATTTAATGAGATTAATAAAAGGCTTTATAAATGCGGTCAACAAGCACAGTTTTATTCATCCTTAACAAATCCAGGAACCAGATATGTAAATAATATTACATATGCTTTAGTTGGAATAGTGGGGGGCTTGCTATCGGTTTTAAGCGGTCTTAGTGTAGGTACAATTTCAAGCTTTTTAACTTATTCCACACAATTTTCACAGCCAATAAACAATGTGACCAGTGTGGCAACACAGCTTCAGGCGGCTCTTGCCTCCTGTGAAAGAGTATTCTCTGTAATAGATGAAATGCCTGAAGTATCCGATGCAGAAAATACTAAGGAAATTACAAAGTGTAATGGAAATATAAGCTTTGACAATGTATCATTTTCATATACTAGTGAAGTTCCATTGATTAATGATTTTAGTGCAGGAATAAAAGAAGGAAGTACTATTGCCATAGTTGGGCCTACAGGTGCAGGGAAAACTACTATGGTAAATTTACTTATGAGATTTTATGATATAAATAAGGGTAAAATATTTATTGATGGAACTGATATATATGAAATTAAAAGAGATAATCTTAGAAGTTTATTCGGAATGGTGCTTCAAGATACCTGGCTATTTGAAGGTACCATAAGGGACAATATTGCCTATGGAAAGGAAAATGCAACTCAAAGCGAAATTGAAGCTGCAGCAAAAGCTGCCTATATTGATAGCTTCATTGAAAAACTTCCAGAAGGTTATGATACTATTATTACAGAATCTGGGTCAAATCTTTCAGAAGGACAAAAGCAGCTGTTAACTATAGCCAGAGTAATGATTATAGATCCTCCAATGCTTATACTTGATGAGGCAACCAGCAGTGTTGATACCAGAACAGAATTAAAAATACAAAGCGCCTTTCTTTCCATGATGAAAGGACGAACAAGTTTTGTCATAGCTCATAGGCTTTCTACTATTCGTGATGCAGATGTAATTTTAGTAATGAATAATGGAGAAATTATTGAAAGGGGAAATCATGAAGAATTATTAGAAAGAGGAGGCTTTTATGCTAAACTCTATGAAAGTCAGTTTAAAAATGCTGAGGAGGCAATTTAA